The DNA window TTCCGGCGGCAATATCCCGTCGGCCGCTGGATTATCGATTTTTTCTGCCTAGAGAAAATGGCGGGGGTGGAGATCGATGGCTTGATTCATAATAAGCCCCTCGTTCGAAATCATGACCTTTTGCGCGATGAGCAACTTAAGAGGATGGGCGTTCGGATCCTGCGGATCCCGTCAGGAAAAATAAAAGAAAATGTTACGGTTATATTACGGGAAATTCTTGCGTTTTTAGATGGCCGCACCCCCTCTCCTGGCGTTAGCCAGGAGAGGGGGTTGGGGGGTGAGGAAGGGGGATGACAAGCCATGAAAATTGGATTCGGGGAATATTCCAAGTTGAAAAGAAGGGGTTGGGGGGTGAGGAAGGGGGATGCCTCGAGGTGAAAAATGATTCGGGGTTACTACTCAGCTGGCGATCGTCCTGCCGGCGCCCGCCCTCGGCGTGTTCTTTGCCGGGGGTGAAATTAGCCGGCATCCAGTAAATCTTCAATAAATACTGGACCCCGGCTTCGGGCACGCCGGGGTGACGGACAAAACCTACA is part of the Anaerolineales bacterium genome and encodes:
- a CDS encoding DUF559 domain-containing protein; the protein is MKKRHPTDSIAVMNARYLRRTSTESEELLWSVLRGRRLGGYKFRRQYPVGRWIIDFFCLEKMAGVEIDGLIHNKPLVRNHDLLRDEQLKRMGVRILRIPSGKIKENVTVILREILAFLDGRTPSPGVSQERGLGGEEGG